The following are from one region of the Arachis duranensis cultivar V14167 chromosome 10, aradu.V14167.gnm2.J7QH, whole genome shotgun sequence genome:
- the LOC107469935 gene encoding nematode resistance protein-like HSPRO2 codes for MVDLHWKTNMVNSDMSSNPPKLSNPSQSPRGPSLHVPFPTTTDFSPAPPPLCAAYDHYLRLPDLRKLWSHRDFPTWNNEPILKPALQALEISFRFLSTVSSDPRPYANRREWNRKIESLATCQIEIISILCEDEEQDTETRGTAPTANLAESGNRISYSESSLLPRLATWRRSKDAAQRILLTVECQMTRCPYTLGLGEPNLSGKPSLLYDAVCRPRELHTLQASPLEGNYENVNVHAAHQILESWIRVMQKLLERIAGSIEGRKFEKAASDLDAVERIWKLLEEVMDVHMAMDPNDFLKLMKSQLAMRSLKNGCIGETVPFCFRSRELVEVARMCKELREKVPEVVGAEVDPTGGPRIQEAAMRLYAAAAEEEREKVEVLQGMQAVEKAMKGFFYGYKQMVAAVMGNVEATGNRVGMGCEGGDSLTQIFMEPTYFPSLDAAKTFLGYFWDNNTNNNNNDHGKRVNSFVADRRIRC; via the coding sequence ATGGTTGATTTGCATTGGAAAACAAACATGGTCAACTCCGACATGTCATCAAATCCTCCAAAACTTTCGAACCCCTCACAGTCACCGCGCGGTCcctctctgcatgttcccttcCCCACCACAACAGACTTCTCCCCCGCACCTCCTCCGCTCTGTGCCGCCTACGACCACTACCTCCGCCTCCCGGACCTCCGAAAACTGTGGTCCCACAGAGACTTCCCAACCTGGAACAACGAGCCAATCCTAAAACCCGCTTTGCAAGCTCTTGAAATCTCGTTCCGGTTCCTCTCCACTGTGTCATCGGATCCAAGACCTTACGCGAACCGAAGAGAATGGAACCGTAAGATTGAGTCACTCGCCACGTGTCAGATCGAGATCATATCTATTCTCTGCGAGGACGAAGAGCAAGACACGGAAACACGTGGCACTGCACCAACCGCTAATCTCGCAGAATCCGGTAACAGAATTAGTTACAGCGAGTCCAGCCTGCTTCCGAGACTCGCCACGTGGCGGAGATCGAAGGACGCAGCTCAGAGGATCCTCCTCACCGTGGAGTGCCAGATGACAAGGTGTCCGTACACTTTGGGCCTAGGTGAGCCCAATCTCTCGGGAAAGCCCAGTCTCCTTTACGATGCGGTTTGCAGGCCCAGGGAACTCCACACGCTCCAGGCGTCGCCGTTGGAGGGGAACTACGAGAACGTGAACGTTCATGCGGCGCACCAGATCTTGGAATCGTGGATCCGCGTAATGCAGAAGCTTCTAGAACGAATCGCTGGATCAATCGAAGGGAGGAAGTTCGAGAAGGCCGCGAGTGATCTCGACGCGGTGGAGCGGATCTGGAAGCTTCTGGAAGAAGTTATGGATGTTCACATGGCAATGGATCCTAACGATTTCTTGAAACTGATGAAGAGCCAGCTGGCAATGAGGTCGTTGAAAAATGGTTGCATAGGCGAAACGGTGCCGTTTTGTTTCCGGTCGAGGGAGTTGGTTGAGGTGGCGAGGATGTGTAAGGAGCTGAGGGAGAAGGTGCCGGAAGTAGTGGGAGCGGAGGTGGATCCAACGGGAGGGCCGAGGATTCAGGAGGCAGCGATGAGGCTTTACGCGGCGGCGGCGGAggaggagagggagaaggtGGAGGTGCTGCAAGGGATGCAGGCGGTGGAGAAGGCTATGAAGGGGTTCTTTTATGGATACAAGCAGATGGTGGCGGCGGTTATGGGGAACGTGGAGGCGACTGGGAACCGAGTTGGGATGGGTTGCGAGGGTGGTGACTCACTGACTCAGATATTTATGGAGCCTACTTATTTTCCAAGCTTGGACGCTGCCAAAACTTTCTTAGGGTACTTTTGGGATAACAAtactaacaacaataataacgaTCATGGTAAACGTGTTAATAGTTTTGTTGCTGATAGAAGGATTCGATGTTAG